gcaagactcagtctcaaaaaaaaaaaagcaaaaaaattcaCCTCTCAAATGGCACCTGGCAGAAGCTGGGCTCATAGGAGGTCTTCGTGTGGGGGCTGCTGGTCCCTGGCTTCCCTGGGGCCCCCGTCCTCCTCCTCATAGAGTCAGGGACCCACTCCTCCTGTCCCCACAGAGGTCTGCTTGAAGGACCCGATGTCTGTGGCGGACAGCCTGTACAACCTCCAGCTGGTGCAGGATTTCTGTGCCTCCCGCCTTCCTCGTGGCTGCCCCCTGTCCCTTGAGGACTTGCTGTACGTCCCACCACCGCTCAAGGTAAGGCCATCCTGGGGCCTCCTGGGCTGAGACAGGCATCTGGGGCCGGGGGTATCCCGTCTGCTGACCCAGCCTCCCACCTCCAGGTCAACTTGGTGGTGCTGCTGGCTGAGTTGTTCATGTGTTTTGAGGTGCTCAAGCCCGACTTCGTGCAAGTGAAGGACTTGCCCGAGGGTCACGGTGAGGCCCTGGGGGCCTGGGGGCcgggtggggggtgggtgggagagCCAAACCCCACCTGACCTTCTTCTGTGTACCACAGCTGCCTCCCCCCGGGgcactgaggcctccccacctcAGAACAACAGCGGCAGTAGGTACGGTCTTCACACCGGGCGAATCTCTGGCATGTGGGTGGGCGGCGCCATGTCTGCCCTGCTGGGCACTGGGACGCAGCTGGGCGACGCTGATGTCTACCCCCTGGGGAGAGgcggaggaggaggtgggggtcCTGAGGCTGAAATACGTCTCTCTGTACAGTTCTCCTGTCTTCAACTTCCGCCACCCGCTCCTGTCATCTGGTGGCCCCCAGTCCCCACTCCGAGGATCCACAGGTGAGGAGGGGGTAGGTGGCTTCTGTCCTGGGGGACCCCCCCATCCACAGACTGCTCCAGTGGGCCTCATGTTGTTTCCTCGTGAGCCTTCCAGTAGCCCCTCCATCAGGTGCCCCTTGGGCATCCCAAGGTGACCCCCAGAATCGCCTCCCCAGTGGCCCCACAGTACCCCGTAGTGACAGTAAATGGCCCCGGGTATCTGTTTCTGGAAACCTCTGGTTTCACTAGACCACATGATGAGCCATCAGTGACTCATCCAGTGACCTTGCAGAGGTTGTCCCCAGATGCTGGCTGACCCCACTCAGGGTCCCCATAGTAACCACTCATCGCCTACCCCAGGCTCCCTGAAGTCTTCCCCATCCATGTCCCATATGGAGGCCCTGGGCAAGGCCTGGAACCGGCAGCTCAGGTGAGTGCACCTCATGGGCCAGGGTAGGGGGTGGAGCAGGCTAGGGCGGGGTGGGGCCGAGGCTGGTCCCACGGGCTGACCCCTCCCTCCGGCCGCCCAGCCGTCCCCTCTCCCAGGCTGTGTCATTCAGCACCCCCTTTGGCCTGGACAGCGACGTGGATGTCGTCATGGGTGACCCTGTGCTTCTCCGCTCTGTGAGCTCGGACAGCCTGGGCCCCCCGCGTCCCGCGCCGGCCAGGACCCCCACCCAGCCACCCCCGGAGCCTGGTGACCTGCCCACCATCGAGGAGGCTCTGCAGATCATCCACAGTGCCGAGCCCCGGCTCCTCCCAGATGGGGCGGCCGACGGCAGCTTCTACCTCCACTCCCCTGAGGGGCCCTCCAAGCCATCCCTGGCCTCCCCCTACCTGCCCGAGGGGACCTCCAAACCACTCTCCGACAGGCCCACCAAAGCACCGGTGTACATGCCACACCCCGAGACCCCCTCAAAGCCATCTCCCTGTCTGGTGGGGGAGGCATCGAAACTGCCAGCCCCATCCGAGGGGTCCCCGAAGGCGGTGGCTTCGTCCCCAGCAGCCACCAACTCCGAGGTGAAAATGACCAGCTTTGCGGAACGCAAGAAACAGCTGGTGAAagcagaggctgaggccggagtgGGGTCCCCCATGTCCACTCAGGCCCCGCCGGAGGCCCTGAGCTCGGAGATGAGTGAGCTTGGCGCCCGGCTGGAGGAGAAACGCAGAGCCATTGAGGCTCAGAAGCGACGGATTGAGGCCATCTTTGCCAAGCACCGTCAGCGGCTGGGCAAAAGCGCCTTCTTGCAGGTGCAGCCGCGGGAGGCctccggggaggcagaggtggaggccGAGACAGGCCCAGTCCCTGGTGGGGAGCGGCCGGCGGGTGAGGGCCAGGGTGAGCCAACCTCACGGCCCAAGGCAGTGACCTTCTCGCCAGACCTGGGCCCGGTGCCCCCTGAGGGGCTGGGGGAATACAATCGAGCGGTCAGCAAGCTGAGTGCTGCCTTGAGCTCACTGCAGCGGGATATGCAGAGGCTCACGGACCAGCAGCAGCGGCTTCTGGCCCCGTCGGAGGCCCCCGGACCTGCCCCACCACCCGCTGCGTGGATCATACCTGGCCCCACAACAGGGCCCAAAGCTGCATCCCCTAGCCCCGCCCGGCGGGTCCCAGCCACCCGGCGCAGCCCTGGGCCTGGGCCCAGCCAGTCACCCCGCAGCCCGAAACACACGCGGCCGGCGGAGCTGCGGCTGGCACCCTTGACCAGGGTGCTCACGCCACCCCACGATGTAGACAGCCTCCCCCACCTGCGCAAGTTCTCGCCGAGCCAGGTGCCTGTACAGACGCGCTCTTCCATCCTCCTGGCAGAGGAGACGCCCCCCGAGGAGCCGACTGCCCGGCCAGGCCTCATCGAGATCCCTTTGGGCAGCCTGGCAGATCCCGCTGCCGAGGATGAGGGAGACGGGAGCCCCGCTGGTGCTGAGGATTCCTTGGAGGAGGAGGCGTCTTCAGAGGGGGAGCCCCGGGCGGGGCTGGGGTTCTTCTACAAGGTGAGTCCCCGAGCAGGTGGCTGGAGGGTcctgggcctggggcaggggtgggggggtgTGGACAGACGCATTGTTGGATGAATAGGGCTTTACTGGAGGATGGGTGGGTGGCTGGGGGATGGATGGGCAACCAGGTGTGAGTGGACAGAAGAGGTGTGAGTGGCTGGGTGAGGCCTCCATGGGTGTAGGGAGAGGGACATTTGCACGGTGGGGGCCAGGTGGGGTAACAGGGGCCTCAGATGGGATTTGCTCTTGTTTGTTGCGTAAGGACTTCCACAAGGGGCTGTAGGGGTGCAGTGGGGTGAGAGGTCCTCCCTCTGTGGCTTGAGTGAGGCCCTCAGGTATGTTTGGGGGTGAGGGGTTTCCAGTGGGGGCTGGCCCAGTCATATCCCTCCCAAACAAGGTATGGGTGGCAGAACAAGGGGGATAGATGGATGTGGGGAGTGGTGGAGAAACAGGGAGGAGtgatggatagacagatggatgaGTGGCTGGTTGCATGGGTGGgtgatggacagatggatggacaaGACCAGGATCTTCAGGGCATCTTCTTGCTCATCCTCTCTTtcaccccctcacccccagcaTGCTCCTTTCCTGGCCCTTCCCTATGTCCACTGTCTCTCCATTCCCATGGCTCTCCCAGCTGGGGCCACCACCGTGTCTCATCTGGACACCTAGGATCACCCTCCGACTGGCCTCTGCTGCCCACCTCCATCCCGGGCCATTTTCCACTGAGAAGTGGACTGCTCCCCTTACCCTTGCTTTTAGAATGAAAGTCCTCCCCAGGGCTTTAGGCtatgctcatttttttttattttttattttttgttttttgagccgCAATcttgctctgcggcccaggctggagtgcaatggcgtgatcatggctcaatccaacctccacctcctgggttcaagtgattctcctgtcccagcctcctgagtagctgagactacaagactatgccaccacacccagctaacttttgtatttttagtagggacagggttttgccatgttggccaggctggtctcaaactcgtgacctcaggtgatccacccgccttggcctcccaaagtgctgggattacaggtgtgagccactgcacctggcctgtgctCACTTCTGACTTAGTCCTGCGCCACTGTCCTCAGCTCTGTATCCCAGCCACACTGGCCCCCCTGTACTTCCGTGCCCCCCAGTAGGTTTGTTCCAGCCTCAGGGCCTCGGCACTAGCTGTCGCCTCTGCCTGGAATGCGCTGCTCTGTACCCCTGTATGCCTGCCTAGTTAAGTTCTGATCATTCTACAGGGTagttcctctgggaagccttcctgggTGTCCAAAGGCCAGGCCAGGGTCCTCCCGCAGTGTAGAGTGTCTGCCCAACACGAGCTTTTGCTGGCACTCATTGCTGTTTGCTGCCTTTGTCTTCCCCGTTGGGTTAAGCACTGTGTATGTGAGCAGCACCCAGTGTACCCCATCCCTGTATGTGTCCCAGTACTTAGTGTGGCTGTGCATACAGTAGGCACCAACTAAGTGCATTTAGAACAGTGATGAAAACGAAAGCACAGGTGGGTGGCGGGCAGCCTGGGTGGATGGAAGATGGGCCTCCAGCCatgctgggggagggggtggctAGCTAGACTCGGCATCTGTCCCCAGGATGAAGACAAGCCTGAGGATGAGATGGCCCAAAAGCGGGCCAGCCTGCTGGAGCGGCAGCAGCGGCGAGTGGAGGAGGCGCGGCGGCGCAAGCAGTGGCAGGAGGCGGAGAAGGAACAGCGGAGGGAGGAGGCCGCGAGGTGAGACCGGACCTGCCCTGGACGGCCGCTCCTTGGCCTGTCTACCACTATGGACCCTGTGAGTGGTTCTGATGCCCATTCCCTGTGATCTGCAGGCTGGCCCAAGAGGAGGCCCCCGGCCCAGCCCCGCCTGTGTCCGCAGTCCCCGTAGCCCCGATGGCGACCCCAGCCCCTGCTGCCCGGGCAGCCGACGAGGAGGTGGGTCCCCGGAAGGGGGACTTCACGCGGCAGGAGTACGAGCGCCGGGCCCAGCTAAAGCTCATGGACGACCTCGATAAGGTGCTGCGGCCCCGGGCTGCGGGGTCCGGGGGCCCAGGTCGGGGCGGGCGGAGGGGCCCCCGGCCTCGCTCTGGCTGCTGTGACGACTCGGCCCTGGCACGAAGCCCAGCCCGCGGCCTGCTGGGTGAGGACCCTTGGGAGATGGGGCCTGCCCAGTGCCCTTTCTGGGGCCGACTGGGTGAGGCTCCCCGTGGGtaaggggggagggggagggagatgTAAGCAGGGGTGCAGGGAGGGGATGGGTGTGTGGGGTGACAGGGGGCCTCTGGGTGTCTTTTGGGTAAAGACTTCCAtcgggggctgggcgcagtggctcacgcctgtaatcctagcactttgggaggctgaggcgggtggatcacaagtcaggagttcaagaccagcctggccaacatggtgaaaccccatctctattaaaaatacaaaaattagccgggcatggtggcgcgcctgtagtcccagctactcgggcgacagaggcaggagaatcgcttgagcctgggaggcagaggttgcggtgagccaagattgcaccactgcactccagcctgggcaacagagcgagattccgcctcaaaaaaaaaaaaaaaagacttccatAGGGATGTGGGGTACAGTGGGGTGAGGGGTCTGTCTTCTGTGGCTTAATGGATAAGAACCTTTGGGAATATGTTTGGGGTGAGGTGTTGCCAGTAGGGGCTGGCCCAGTGCTGCTCCCCACCAACTGCTGGACAGAGCATCCTCCCTCATAGGGGGGCCCTCCATAGGGGGGCTGCAGAGGGCCGACGGGTCTTGGGCAGGGCTGACTCCTCCTGTGCTCCCCCCACAGCCTGCTGGACCGCGTGTTGTGGAGGGCAGGGGGCTTCTGGTGGGCACTGACCTGCACTCTCTGTCCCCAGGCTCTCGGCTGAGCAAAATCTATTCCCAGTCCACCCTGTCACTGTCCACTGTGGCTAACGAGACCCACAATAACCTTGGGGTGAAGAGGCCCACGTCTCGGTGAGTTCAGCCTGCACGGGGGCGGAGGGGGGAGGTCATGTGCTGGGTGGCCTCGCAGCGCCTGGGAGGTGTGCAGGCATCTGAGTGAACCTAGAGGGCGGTATGGCTCCAGTGTATGGATATGCCATGAAGAGATGGAGGGACGCCTGTGGGCACGTGTGCATGGGGGATAGTCTGTACCTGGCAGACAGGACCCAAGCGTGTGCCTCGGTGCCCGAGTGCCAGGTGTTCCTGAGGGAGGAGGACAGGATGGGGCGCTGCATGGACTTGGGAGGGTATGCAGTGTATACCGCCTCCTCTGTGGTGTGTGGGgcccaccttttctttttctttttgttttttgtttttttgagaggaagcctcactctgttgcccaggctggagtgcagtggcgcaatcttggctcactgcaacttctgcctcctgggtgcaagcgattcttgtgcctcagcctcccgagtagctggggttacctgtgcctgtagagatggggttacaccttgttggccaggctggcctcgaactcctgacctcaactgatctgcccgccttggcctcccaaagtgctgggattacaggcgtgagccaccgcgcccagccgtggTCCTTCTTTTCCTTGGTCCCTCTGCACATCAGGAAGCTTCCCATCTCTGACCCCACCTCCAtcccatcctttccccactgcagGGCTCCCTCCCCGTCAGGTCTCATGTCCCCAAGCCGCCTGCCTGGAAGCCGTGAACGGGACTGGGAAAATGGCAGCAATGCCTCCTCCCCAGCGTCAGTGCCCGAGTACACAGGTAAGCGGGGGCGCTGGGTGATGTGGGGAGCAACAGGCACCCTCCTCCACGGCCCCTGCTCATTCCTCCTGTCCCCCGCCACCTCCCGCCCCgccccctgcctcaccctctagGTCCACGGCTGTACAAGGAGCCCAGCGCCAAGTCTAACAAGTTCATCATCCACAACGCCCTGTCACACTGCTGCCTGGCGGGCAAGGTGAACGAACCGCAGAAGAACCGCATTCTGGAGGTGAGCCCGCCCACACGTGGGAGTTGGGGGCTGGTGGGTGGATAGGtggcctggtggtgggtgggtaggtggccTGGCTTGGCCGGCTGACCATTTCCGGCACTCCTGCCCAGGAAATCGAGAAAAGCAAGGCCAACCACTTCCTGATCCTCTTTCGCGACTCGAGCTGCCAGTTCCGGGCACTCTACACGCTGTCGGGGGAGACAGAGGAGCTGTCGCGGCTGGCGGGTTACGGGCCCCGGACCGTCACGCCCGCCATGGTCGAAGGCATCTACAAGTACAACTCGGACCGCAAGCGCTTCACCCAGATCCCCGCCAAGACCATGTCCATGAGCGTCGATGCCTTCACCATCCAGGGACACCTCTGGCAGGGCAAGAAACCCACCACTCCCAAGAAGGGCGGCAGCACCCCCAAATAGCCCCACCCAGGCAGTCCACGGTCCGGGCCCTGTGTGCTGTGGCCGCCGCCCCCCCGGAGGACAGTCAGTCGGTATTCCTGGGTCCTGTCTGTCCCCAGCCGTGTCTGGGTGGGGCTGGAGTCTCCACCCTCTGACTTTGAGTCCAGTCCTGCTGTGGGGGCTGAGCTGGGAGGTTCAGGGACTCAGGGCTCAGCTCAGTCCCCTTGTCTGTCCTCCCCCACttcttgaataaaataatttaaagagaaGTTGAGCCTTGTCCCCTCCGAGGCTGGCCAGGGTCCCACACTCCCTGGCTATGTTTTCAGTCTCCTGTTCTTTCTTGAACCCACTCGTGTCTTCAACCCCCATAATCCCCTAATGCAGCTTCAGCCAGGGTCTGAGGGCCCCGCCTTCCTGCCATCACCCCTAGCCCCCAAGCAGGGCTGTTTCGAAGCTGCCCTCTTAACTGATCTCTCGGGCTCCAGGCTTCCGACTGGCCCTGCAGCCTCGGCCACCCCCGCTTGCTGGATTTTCCTGTGTGGCTGTTGTTACTGGCCCTAACCAGTGTTTGGCCTGGGGCCAACTTCTAACTTGATCTTGTCTACTCTGGCCAGCCTGGTGTTTTCAGGCCGGGCATCTACCTCTGGGCCAGCGATTCCGGGTTTGAGAGCTGACAATCCGGTTGCCCCCTTGGCATTGCCTGGGTGTCTCAGATGCAAGGCCTGCCCTGCAACCCAGGCTGGCACTGGCTTCCCAGCTGCCGCCCAGTTCTACGCAGCTCGGCCCTCCCCTCCTGTCTGTCTTCTCTCCAGCCCTGTCACCTCCCCGCAAAGTCCAAGCCAATGGCCTGGGCCTCCCCATGTCCCCAGCTGCCTCCTGCCCACACAGCAGCCTGTGTAACCCGTTCAAAGCACAAATCTGATTATATCCCTTGATGCTTAAAACCCCTTAATAGCCTAGAGTCCACTAATGGCTTCCCAGGCTTAGGACTAAGGACCACGCCCTGGTCCTGGGCTGTGCACGAGGTCTGGCACCCAGCCCCCCTCCAGCCACAGAAGCGCCTTACTAATCAGTTCCCAGAGCTGGGCCAGAGCCTGCCTGACTCCAAGACTCGAGGGCAAGGGCCAGTCCCTGGTGGGGAGCAGACAGCGGGTGCCACCCCAGGGAGGGGGTAGTTGCCTGGGGCCACACAAGGGCTCTGAGAGGCAGGGGCTAGCAAGACCTGGGCAGTCGGGTCGGATTGCCCTTCCCAGGCTGCAGAGGCTCAAGGAAGTTTCCGGGCAGGACCCACTCCAAGGCCCCAGGCAGCGGAGGGACTGGCCTCTCGAGTCCAGAACTGGCTCTGCGGGGTGAGGCCGGGAGGTGTCTGGCCTAGGGCCCAGCAGCCGCCCCACCTCCCACAGCAGCCAATCCGCGCCCAGGGCCAGGCACTCCTGAGCTGCCCTCCCTCGGGCACCTGGGCGGCAGGAAGGAGGCTCAGACCACTATGTACAAACGTGGCTGTattggggaggggatggggaggggatggggaggggatggggaggggagaggggagacgGGGGAGGGACGGGTCAGTCTTCCTTCAGGCTCCCAAACACGGCGGCTGGCACGCTCTGCTGCTCCAGCCGAACCTCTGTGGGGAAGGCGGGAGCCAGTCACCCTCCTGGCGGTGGCCTGTCCCCGGAGGCCcgccctggccctgcccccatccccatccccgcCAGGCCCTCACCGTTGGGCTCCAGGTCCATCTCATCCTCGTCCTCGTCCTCGCCCAGTTGGATCTCCTCAGGGTTGACCTGCTGTGCCAGCTCCGCCAGCTCCTCCCGGGAGGCGTCACTCCTGGGGACAGGCCAAGCTGCCTCAGTTCCCCACCCTGGGCCCCCTCGGGACCTGTCCCACTCCTGTCCCATCCCAGGATCCGCCCTCACCTCAcgaacaggatcttgctctgggCACGCGGGGGCTGGTCACGCTCCGCCTCAGCCGCCAGCTGCTCTGCCCGCTGTTCCAGCAGCTTCATGTCGTCCATGCCGCTCTGCCCGGGAGCCAGGTCAGACACTAGGGGGCGGGAGCAGGGTGTCAGCACCACAGGGGCCCCTCCCACACATCAGATGCCGCACTGTCCCAGTCCCCCAGGTGATGGCCCAGCCCTCAAGGAGGTTCCCTTTAGGACCTGAGGCTCCAGACCCAGAAAGCCCAGGTCAGGCCGGGCTGAGATGCCCTGGATCAGGGACCCAGCCAGCCGGGGTGGCTCACCGGTGCCTGTGGCACTGCCCGAGACCTTGAGCATCTGCGAGGCCATGAAGTTGACCTGCGTGTTGTACGTGGCCTGCACGCTGCGCCGGATGCGCAGCATCTCCTTGATGGTGTCCTCGTTGCCATGCCGGACCTCGAAGTCCTTCCACGTCTGCCAGAATGCGCCGGTCGTCTGTgtggggggcagggcagggcagggcagggcagggcaggggtgggtgTGTGGACCCGTGAGGTGGCTGACTCTGCCGCACCCCCAACCCTGATGCctgtccctccccagcccccagccctacCCGGGGGTCACAGATCTGGGAGCAGAAGCTGTAGATGGCCCTGGCACGGTCGATCTCCCCGAGCTTGCACTCCATGTCTGCAAACCGCAGGCACATCTCACGCGCATGCTCGTCCGACAGCACCTGGACACCGGGGTTGGGGAGGCCGGGAGTGAGGCCAGGGTAAGTCAGGGCTCCCAACACACCATGGGCATCCCTGTGCTTCCAGAaggctcctcccc
This Rhinopithecus roxellana isolate Shanxi Qingling chromosome 8, ASM756505v1, whole genome shotgun sequence DNA region includes the following protein-coding sequences:
- the CAMSAP3 gene encoding calmodulin-regulated spectrin-associated protein 3 isoform X2; the protein is MVEAAPPGPGPLRRTFLVPEIKSLDQYDFSRAKAAASLAWVLRAAFGGAEHVPPELWEPFYTDQYAQEHVKPPVTRLLLSAELYCRAWRQALPQLETPPNPSALLALLARRGTVPALPERPVREADLRHQPILMGAHLAVIDALMAAFAFEWTKTLPGPLALTSLEHKLLFWVDTTVRRLQEKTEQEAAQRASPAAPADGAAQAQPSIRYRKDRVVARRAPCFPTVTSLQDLASGAALAATIHCYCPQLLRLEEVCLKDPMSVADSLYNLQLVQDFCASRLPRGCPLSLEDLLYVPPPLKVNLVVLLAELFMCFEVLKPDFVQVKDLPEGHAASPRGTEASPPQNNSGSSSPVFNFRHPLLSSGGPQSPLRGSTGSLKSSPSMSHMEALGKAWNRQLSRPLSQAVSFSTPFGLDSDVDVVMGDPVLLRSVSSDSLGPPRPAPARTPTQPPPEPGDLPTIEEALQIIHSAEPRLLPDGAADGSFYLHSPEGPSKPSLASPYLPEGTSKPLSDRPTKAPVYMPHPETPSKPSPCLVGEASKLPAPSEGSPKAVASSPAATNSEVKMTSFAERKKQLVKAEAEAGVGSPMSTQAPPEALSSEMSELGARLEEKRRAIEAQKRRIEAIFAKHRQRLGKSAFLQVQPREASGEAEVEAETGPVPGGERPAGEGQGEPTSRPKAVTFSPDLGPVPPEGLGEYNRAVSKLSAALSSLQRDMQRLTDQQQRLLAPSEAPGPAPPPAAWIIPGPTTGPKAASPSPARRVPATRRSPGPGPSQSPRSPKHTRPAELRLAPLTRVLTPPHDVDSLPHLRKFSPSQVPVQTRSSILLAEETPPEEPTARPGLIEIPLGSLADPAAEDEGDGSPAGAEDSLEEEASSEGEPRAGLGFFYKDEDKPEDEMAQKRASLLERQQRRVEEARRRKQWQEAEKEQRREEAARLAQEEAPGPAPPVSAVPVAPMATPAPAARAADEEVGPRKGDFTRQEYERRAQLKLMDDLDKVLRPRAAGSGGPGRGGRRGPRPRSGCCDDSALARSPARGLLGSRLSKIYSQSTLSLSTVANETHNNLGVKRPTSRAPSPSGLMSPSRLPGSRERDWENGSNASSPASVPEYTGPRLYKEPSAKSNKFIIHNALSHCCLAGKVNEPQKNRILEEIEKSKANHFLILFRDSSCQFRALYTLSGETEELSRLAGYGPRTVTPAMVEGIYKYNSDRKRFTQIPAKTMSMSVDAFTIQGHLWQGKKPTTPKKGGSTPK
- the CAMSAP3 gene encoding calmodulin-regulated spectrin-associated protein 3 isoform X1, coding for MVEAAPPGPGPLRRTFLVPEIKSLDQYDFSRAKAAASLAWVLRAAFGGAEHVPPELWEPFYTDQYAQEHVKPPVTRLLLSAELYCRAWRQALPQLETPPNPSALLALLARRGTVPALPERPVREADLRHQPILMGAHLAVIDALMAAFAFEWTKTLPGPLALTSLEHKLLFWVDTTVRRLQEKTEQEAAQRASPAAPADGAAQAQPSHAIAFCLKESGSKPPMIRYRKDRVVARRAPCFPTVTSLQDLASGAALAATIHCYCPQLLRLEEVCLKDPMSVADSLYNLQLVQDFCASRLPRGCPLSLEDLLYVPPPLKVNLVVLLAELFMCFEVLKPDFVQVKDLPEGHAASPRGTEASPPQNNSGSSSPVFNFRHPLLSSGGPQSPLRGSTGSLKSSPSMSHMEALGKAWNRQLSRPLSQAVSFSTPFGLDSDVDVVMGDPVLLRSVSSDSLGPPRPAPARTPTQPPPEPGDLPTIEEALQIIHSAEPRLLPDGAADGSFYLHSPEGPSKPSLASPYLPEGTSKPLSDRPTKAPVYMPHPETPSKPSPCLVGEASKLPAPSEGSPKAVASSPAATNSEVKMTSFAERKKQLVKAEAEAGVGSPMSTQAPPEALSSEMSELGARLEEKRRAIEAQKRRIEAIFAKHRQRLGKSAFLQVQPREASGEAEVEAETGPVPGGERPAGEGQGEPTSRPKAVTFSPDLGPVPPEGLGEYNRAVSKLSAALSSLQRDMQRLTDQQQRLLAPSEAPGPAPPPAAWIIPGPTTGPKAASPSPARRVPATRRSPGPGPSQSPRSPKHTRPAELRLAPLTRVLTPPHDVDSLPHLRKFSPSQVPVQTRSSILLAEETPPEEPTARPGLIEIPLGSLADPAAEDEGDGSPAGAEDSLEEEASSEGEPRAGLGFFYKDEDKPEDEMAQKRASLLERQQRRVEEARRRKQWQEAEKEQRREEAARLAQEEAPGPAPPVSAVPVAPMATPAPAARAADEEVGPRKGDFTRQEYERRAQLKLMDDLDKVLRPRAAGSGGPGRGGRRGPRPRSGCCDDSALARSPARGLLGSRLSKIYSQSTLSLSTVANETHNNLGVKRPTSRAPSPSGLMSPSRLPGSRERDWENGSNASSPASVPEYTGPRLYKEPSAKSNKFIIHNALSHCCLAGKVNEPQKNRILEEIEKSKANHFLILFRDSSCQFRALYTLSGETEELSRLAGYGPRTVTPAMVEGIYKYNSDRKRFTQIPAKTMSMSVDAFTIQGHLWQGKKPTTPKKGGSTPK
- the CAMSAP3 gene encoding calmodulin-regulated spectrin-associated protein 3 isoform X3, whose protein sequence is MVEAAPPGPGPLRRTFLVPEIKSLDQYDFSRAKAAASLAWVLRAAFGGAEHVPPELWEPFYTDQYAQEHVKPPVTRLLLSAELYCRAWRQALPQLETPPNPSALLALLARRGTVPALPERPVREADLRHQPILMGAHLAVIDALMAAFAFEWTKTLPGPLALTSLEHKLLFWVDTTVRRLQEKTEQEAAQRASPAAPADGAAQAQPSHAIAFCLKESGSKPPMIRYRKDRVVARRAPCFPTVTSLQDLASGAALAATIHCYCPQLLRLEEVCLKDPMSVADSLYNLQLVQDFCASRLPRGCPLSLEDLLYVPPPLKVNLVVLLAELFMCFEVLKPDFVQVKDLPEGHAASPRGTEASPPQNNSGSSSPVFNFRHPLLSSGGPQSPLRGSTGSLKSSPSMSHMEALGKAWNRQLSDVDVVMGDPVLLRSVSSDSLGPPRPAPARTPTQPPPEPGDLPTIEEALQIIHSAEPRLLPDGAADGSFYLHSPEGPSKPSLASPYLPEGTSKPLSDRPTKAPVYMPHPETPSKPSPCLVGEASKLPAPSEGSPKAVASSPAATNSEVKMTSFAERKKQLVKAEAEAGVGSPMSTQAPPEALSSEMSELGARLEEKRRAIEAQKRRIEAIFAKHRQRLGKSAFLQVQPREASGEAEVEAETGPVPGGERPAGEGQGEPTSRPKAVTFSPDLGPVPPEGLGEYNRAVSKLSAALSSLQRDMQRLTDQQQRLLAPSEAPGPAPPPAAWIIPGPTTGPKAASPSPARRVPATRRSPGPGPSQSPRSPKHTRPAELRLAPLTRVLTPPHDVDSLPHLRKFSPSQVPVQTRSSILLAEETPPEEPTARPGLIEIPLGSLADPAAEDEGDGSPAGAEDSLEEEASSEGEPRAGLGFFYKDEDKPEDEMAQKRASLLERQQRRVEEARRRKQWQEAEKEQRREEAARLAQEEAPGPAPPVSAVPVAPMATPAPAARAADEEVGPRKGDFTRQEYERRAQLKLMDDLDKVLRPRAAGSGGPGRGGRRGPRPRSGCCDDSALARSPARGLLGSRLSKIYSQSTLSLSTVANETHNNLGVKRPTSRAPSPSGLMSPSRLPGSRERDWENGSNASSPASVPEYTGPRLYKEPSAKSNKFIIHNALSHCCLAGKVNEPQKNRILEEIEKSKANHFLILFRDSSCQFRALYTLSGETEELSRLAGYGPRTVTPAMVEGIYKYNSDRKRFTQIPAKTMSMSVDAFTIQGHLWQGKKPTTPKKGGSTPK